One part of the Sphingopyxis sp. PAMC25046 genome encodes these proteins:
- a CDS encoding thioredoxin family protein produces the protein MKHALLSIAAASALLLAGCGQPAEKTAEAPAGQATETAGGQMAPAFTLASADGQQVSLADFRGKTVVLEWTNEGCPYVKKHYSGAMQALQKEAVADGVVWLTIISSAPGEQGFVEGESAKNWKQRFNAGFTHLLLDPTGATGKAYDAKTTPDMRVIDGEGRIIYAGGIDDKPTNKVEDLEGAKNFVRAALDDHAAGRPVTTAFAQPYGCSIKYADGAEAAPAKG, from the coding sequence ATGAAACATGCGTTGCTTTCGATCGCCGCCGCGTCGGCGTTGCTGCTCGCCGGTTGCGGACAGCCGGCCGAAAAGACGGCCGAAGCTCCTGCCGGGCAGGCGACCGAAACCGCCGGGGGCCAGATGGCGCCCGCCTTCACCCTTGCCAGTGCCGATGGTCAGCAAGTTTCGCTGGCCGATTTCCGCGGCAAGACCGTGGTTCTCGAATGGACGAACGAAGGCTGCCCCTATGTGAAGAAACATTATAGCGGGGCGATGCAGGCGCTGCAGAAGGAAGCGGTCGCCGACGGCGTCGTCTGGCTGACGATCATCTCGTCGGCGCCCGGCGAGCAAGGCTTTGTCGAGGGCGAGAGCGCGAAAAACTGGAAACAGCGCTTCAACGCGGGCTTCACCCATCTGCTGCTCGACCCTACGGGCGCGACGGGGAAGGCGTATGATGCGAAGACCACCCCCGACATGCGGGTGATCGATGGCGAGGGACGGATCATCTACGCCGGCGGCATCGATGACAAGCCGACCAACAAGGTCGAGGATCTGGAGGGCGCGAAGAACTTCGTCCGCGCGGCGCTCGACGATCATGCCGCGGGGCGGCCAGTGACTACGGCGTTCGCGCAGCCCTATGGCTGTTCGATCAAATATGCCGATGGTGCGGAGGCGGCTCCCGCCAAGGGCTGA
- a CDS encoding helix-turn-helix domain-containing protein: MAKLPKPGQPVRGSRSGAPIMALFDLLGRRWAMGVLWTLSEGGAMTFRELQDRCETISPSVLNQRLSELKEAGFVTRSARGYVPTPLGDRIYRHLVPLGAAARDWSDILDQSDPV, translated from the coding sequence ATGGCGAAACTGCCCAAACCCGGCCAGCCCGTTCGCGGATCGCGCTCCGGGGCGCCGATCATGGCGCTGTTCGATCTGCTCGGTCGCCGCTGGGCGATGGGGGTGCTCTGGACGCTTAGCGAAGGCGGAGCGATGACGTTCCGGGAACTCCAGGACCGGTGCGAGACGATCTCCCCATCGGTGCTCAACCAACGCCTCAGCGAACTAAAGGAGGCCGGATTCGTGACGCGATCGGCGCGCGGATATGTTCCGACGCCGCTCGGCGACCGCATCTACCGGCACCTCGTCCCCCTCGGGGCCGCGGCGCGCGATTGGTCCGATATTCTCGATCAAAGCGATCCGGTCTGA
- the catB gene encoding type B chloramphenicol O-acetyltransferase yields MTNFFESPFKGITLDKQVSHPNIRVGRFSYYSGYYHGHSFDDCARFILPDSDADKLVIGSFCSIGSGAAFIMAGNQGHRHDWISTFPFYWMPEVPAFGGARNGFEPAGDTVVGNDVWIGSEAIVMPGVRIGDGAVIATRAVVTRDVAPYSIVGGNPAAPIRTRFDAARIALLLEMRWWDWTDEQLHAAMPLLTDGKVEALHEYWLAGGSR; encoded by the coding sequence ATGACAAATTTTTTTGAAAGCCCCTTCAAGGGCATCACGCTCGACAAACAGGTGAGCCATCCCAATATTCGCGTGGGTCGCTTCAGCTATTATTCGGGCTATTATCACGGTCACAGCTTCGACGATTGCGCGCGGTTCATCCTTCCCGACAGCGACGCCGACAAGCTGGTGATCGGCAGTTTCTGTTCGATCGGATCGGGCGCCGCCTTCATCATGGCCGGCAATCAGGGGCATCGGCACGACTGGATCAGCACCTTTCCCTTTTACTGGATGCCGGAGGTTCCGGCGTTCGGGGGCGCGCGCAACGGCTTCGAGCCGGCGGGCGACACGGTGGTCGGCAACGATGTGTGGATCGGGTCCGAGGCGATCGTGATGCCCGGCGTCCGGATCGGCGACGGCGCGGTGATCGCAACGCGCGCCGTGGTCACGCGAGACGTCGCGCCCTATTCGATCGTCGGCGGCAACCCCGCCGCGCCGATCCGGACGCGTTTCGACGCGGCGCGCATCGCCTTGCTGCTCGAAATGCGATGGTGGGACTGGACCGACGAGCAATTGCACGCGGCCATGCCGCTCCTCACCGACGGAAAGGTAGAGGCGCTGCACGAATATTGGCTGGCCGGCGGTTCGCGCTGA
- a CDS encoding protein-disulfide reductase DsbD domain-containing protein: MIASLRLIFLAFFIAMAGVAPGSAQPMFSANVEVSLVPMNQWAAPGSTAIVAVRQDIEPGWHTYWRNPGDSGGATELTWTLPAGFSAGPILWPLPERQPVKGLMNYGYSRQVYLPVPIDVPRTAKAGSVVPLSVTVLSMVCSEDMCVPDERTVKLDLAVRDGVPPLTEAEGAAIERVVDAAPRPADIDAHIARDGADLVLTLRGAALNGVDTADAYFFPFDGGIVEHPAVQRGERKGDDLILRMKAGGAVLAGGLDKPVGGVVATSDGAWEVVADPGGAPAADGGGTSLLLFAQAALFALIGGLILNLMPCVFPILAMKAASLSASAHDPREARRDGVAFLLGVLTTFVLLAGALLALRAAGEAAGWGFQLQNPAVTAGLALLMLAVGLSLSGAFEVGLSGSGAGGGLTRLPGGTGAFFTGVLAVVVAAPCTAPFMAFALGAALVMPAPMALAVFAMLGLGLALPYLVISLSPGVLARFPKPGPWMDRLKSILAFPMYGAALWLVWVFARQTSGEALALILAGGLLLAFGLTLWGWRQGARMGGRKAFGTTAASTLSLLAAAVVAVSAASLAPGAGPAASQTAAETPWSADAVAAARAEGKVVFVNFTADWCVTCKVNERAALASEGTRALFGGADAVYMVADWTRRDDLIARELERFGRSGVPLYLVYSPGRAEPEILPQLLTPGIVADAVKRAGAEA, translated from the coding sequence ATGATCGCTTCGCTCCGTTTGATCTTCCTTGCATTTTTCATTGCGATGGCGGGCGTCGCGCCGGGTTCGGCCCAGCCGATGTTTTCGGCGAACGTCGAGGTCTCGCTGGTGCCGATGAATCAATGGGCCGCGCCCGGATCGACCGCGATCGTCGCGGTTCGTCAGGACATCGAGCCCGGATGGCATACCTATTGGCGCAATCCGGGGGATTCGGGTGGCGCGACCGAATTGACGTGGACGCTTCCGGCCGGTTTTTCGGCGGGGCCGATTCTGTGGCCGCTCCCCGAACGTCAGCCGGTGAAGGGGCTGATGAACTATGGCTATTCGCGCCAGGTCTATCTGCCGGTGCCGATCGACGTGCCGCGGACGGCAAAAGCGGGATCGGTCGTGCCACTGAGCGTCACGGTCCTCTCGATGGTCTGCAGCGAGGATATGTGCGTTCCCGACGAGCGCACGGTGAAGCTCGACCTAGCGGTCCGCGACGGGGTGCCGCCACTGACCGAGGCCGAGGGAGCCGCGATCGAACGCGTCGTCGACGCGGCGCCGCGGCCCGCCGACATCGATGCGCATATCGCGCGCGATGGCGCCGATCTTGTGCTGACCTTGCGCGGCGCGGCATTGAACGGTGTCGATACGGCAGATGCCTATTTCTTTCCCTTCGATGGGGGCATCGTCGAGCATCCGGCGGTTCAGCGCGGCGAACGAAAGGGCGATGACCTGATCCTCCGGATGAAGGCCGGCGGCGCCGTGCTCGCGGGTGGTCTCGACAAACCGGTGGGGGGTGTCGTCGCGACATCGGACGGGGCATGGGAAGTCGTCGCTGACCCGGGCGGAGCGCCGGCGGCGGACGGCGGCGGAACGAGCCTCCTGCTTTTCGCCCAAGCCGCGCTGTTCGCGCTGATCGGCGGCCTGATCCTCAATCTGATGCCGTGCGTGTTCCCGATCCTCGCGATGAAGGCCGCGTCGCTGTCCGCTTCGGCGCACGATCCGCGCGAGGCACGGCGCGACGGAGTCGCGTTCCTGCTCGGCGTGCTGACGACCTTCGTCCTGCTGGCGGGCGCGCTGCTCGCCTTGCGCGCGGCGGGCGAGGCGGCGGGTTGGGGGTTTCAGCTTCAGAATCCCGCGGTCACGGCGGGGCTCGCGCTGCTGATGCTCGCGGTTGGCCTCAGCCTTTCGGGCGCCTTCGAGGTCGGCCTTTCGGGAAGCGGGGCGGGCGGCGGACTGACGCGCCTGCCCGGCGGAACCGGCGCCTTTTTCACCGGGGTGCTCGCGGTGGTCGTGGCCGCGCCCTGTACGGCGCCCTTCATGGCCTTCGCGCTCGGCGCGGCGCTCGTGATGCCCGCACCGATGGCGCTCGCCGTTTTTGCGATGCTCGGGCTCGGGCTCGCGCTTCCCTATCTGGTCATCAGCCTGTCGCCGGGCGTGCTCGCGCGTTTTCCGAAGCCGGGACCCTGGATGGACCGGCTGAAGTCGATCCTTGCCTTTCCGATGTATGGCGCCGCGCTCTGGCTGGTCTGGGTGTTCGCGCGCCAGACGAGCGGCGAAGCCCTCGCGCTGATCCTGGCCGGCGGCCTGTTGCTCGCCTTCGGCCTCACCCTCTGGGGCTGGCGGCAGGGCGCGCGAATGGGGGGACGCAAGGCGTTCGGCACGACCGCCGCGTCGACATTGTCGCTGCTGGCGGCGGCTGTCGTCGCGGTGTCGGCGGCGTCGCTCGCGCCCGGCGCCGGGCCGGCGGCTTCGCAAACGGCCGCCGAAACGCCCTGGTCGGCCGATGCCGTCGCGGCGGCGCGCGCCGAGGGCAAAGTCGTGTTCGTGAATTTTACCGCCGACTGGTGCGTAACGTGCAAGGTCAACGAGCGCGCCGCGCTTGCCAGTGAGGGAACGCGCGCGCTGTTTGGCGGCGCCGACGCGGTCTATATGGTCGCCGACTGGACGCGGCGCGACGACCTGATCGCGCGCGAGCTCGAGCGGTTCGGCCGCTCGGGCGTCCCGCTCTACCTCGTCTATTCGCCCGGCAGGGCCGAGCCGGAAATATTGCCGCAGCTGCTGACCCCGGGCATCGTCGCCGATGCGGTGAAACGGGCCGGAGCGGAAGCTTGA